The genomic DNA TCAGGACCACGGTCGTCCCCATCACCAGGGGTGGGAAGTACCGCACGAGGCGCCCGTAGAACGGCAGCACGAGCAGCAGGAAGACCGAGGCGATCAGCACCGAGCCGGAGGCGGTGGCCGGCCCGTGCTCCTTGGCGACCTGGAGGAAGATCGCCACAGCCGCACCGCCCGGCAGCATCAGGAAGGGCAGCCGGGCGCCGATCCGCAGCGCCTTGACGCCCAGCGACTGGAGCAGCGCGCCCACGCCGCACAGCACCAGGGTCGCGCTGAGCAGTGACGCGGTCTGCGAGGCGGACAGCGACAGCGTGGTGGCGATCAGGATCACCGAGGAGACCGGGGCGGCGACCCCGGCGAGCAGATGCTGGAAGGCCAGCGGGGCCAGCTTCGGCAGGGGGAGCCGCTCGTCGACCGGGGCGACGGGGGAAGCGGCGGCCGGTGCCGGGGCGGCGGTGCCGACGTCGGGGACGGGAGAGACCATGGTCCGGGCTCAGCCCTTCGGGACGTCGAGCCAGGGGAGCTCCTGGGCCGAGTAGCGGTAGGACCGGAACACGGCGTTGGGCTCGGAGGGGAACAGCTTGCGCACTTCTTCTTCCTGGTAGCCGCCGAAGAACGGCACGATGTACTCCCAGCACAGATAGCCGTCCCGGGTCACCTCGAAGAGGCGGCCCGCGGGGGAGTCCGTGACGAGCGTGTTGCCGTTCGGCAGGCGCTGGGCGCTGCCCATGAACGGGGCGAAGAACGACTCGCGCGCCGGGTCGTGGTACTCCCAGACAATGGTGCCACCGGCCCGCTCGATCTCGATGACCCGGCTGAACGGCACATCCCACCGCGGCCGGAAGACGCCGTTGTCGAAGACCAGGAAGTTGCCGTTCTCCAGCTCCGTCGGGCAGTGCTGCTGCGATACGGTGCCGGGCTCGCTGCGCCAGATGATCTCGCCGGTCTCCCGGCTGATGACCACGACGGCCGAGACCGAGCGGAAGCTGGCCAGGATGTTGCCGTCGCTGGTCGGCAGCACGCTGTTGATCAGCGGGTAGTGCTCGCGGGAGTAGTCCGGGTGCAGCGGGAACGCCTCGCGGTCCAGGTGCTCGGAGACCTTCCACTCCCACACCGTGCTGCCCTCGGCGTCCACCTCGACGATGGTGTCCGCCCACACCGTGCCGTCGGGCTCGGAGCCGGTTACCCCGCCCCGGACCGCGGCGGCGGCCTCACCGGTCAGCGGTTCCAGGGCGCTGTAGAGCAGCCGGCCGTCGCCGTAGTGGTACGCGTCATGGTGCTGGTAGCGGTCCCGGTGCTCGCGGACCACGGTGCCGTCCGGGGTGATCTCCTGCATGATCCCGCCGCGGTACTTGTGCCACATCGGGAAGAGCGCCGGCTCGTCGGGCAGGACCCCGCTGTAGGCGAGATTGCCGTTGGGCAGGATGCGGGCGTGCCGGCCGGGCCGGTAGGGGAGGTTCCACTGATGGACCACCTCGCCGTGCAGGTCGATGAGGTACACCTCGCCGCTGCCGGTCAGCGGAGCGAAGAGGGTGTAGCCACCGGCGCTCGCCTCTTCGTCCAGGGCTATCAGCCCGGTGCCTCGGCGGCGACGCTGGTTCTGGTCCACGAGGGGCATGGATCGATCCTCCCGGTTAACTTTTTTAGGTGGTGCTTAAAAGATTAACCGGCCCGGTAGGCTGCTTCTCGCCCCGCCGGCTGTGGTGTGCGGCACGCGGGACACGGAGCGAGGGACATGAGCGAGGCGGAGACCCCCCAGGTCGGCCCCGGAATCAGGCGGCGCCGCCGCGCCCTGGAACTGACCCTCGCGGAGGTCGCCCGGCGGGCCGGGCTCTCGGTGCCCTTCCTCAGTCAGATCGAGAACGGCCGCTCCCGCCCGAGCATGGGGTCCCTGCAGCGGATCGCCGACGCGCTCGACACCACGGCGGTGCAGCTGCTGTCGACGGCCGAGGCGCCGCGCCCGGTCGATGTCGTACGCGGCGCCTCCGCCTCGGTGCGGGAGGCGGGTGCCGAGGGCGAGGCGGAGGGCCGGATGCGGCCGCTCGTCCGGGGCCATCAGCGCCTGCACGCGCTCGAGTTCACCGGTGCCCATGACTGGGGCCGGGAGTTCCGGCACCGCAACGACGAGATTCTGTACGTCGCCGACGGCTCGGCGGAGGTCGAGGCCGACGGCAGCTTCTACCGGCTGGAGCGGGGCGACACGCTCTACTGCGCGGGGGGACTCGTCCACCGCTGGCGCCCCATCGCCCCGGGCACCCGGGTCCTGGTGGTCGGTATCGCCGACCATGTGCAGGCGACCGACGAGCACGGCGGCTGACGGGCAGGGCTGTTGATGGGCTTGGCCACCCATGGGCTGGCCACCCATGGGCTGGGTGGGTTGCCGGGGGCTAATCGTTTACAGGTGTAATACCTGTTAATGTATTTGAGTGAGCGATACAACTACACGAACCCGGCAACCCTTCGTCCGCGGTCTTCCGCTGGCCGGCGCGCTCCGTCTCGCCCGCCCCTCGGACACCTGGTTCAAGCCCGCGCTGAGTGTGGTCGTCGCTTCCGCCGTACCGAATCTGCTGCTGTTCGCCGTCGGGCGGCTGGACCTCGTGATGTACACGATGGCCGGTTCGCTGTGCGCGCTGTACGGCCACAGCCTGCCGTACGCCCGGCGGGCGCGGGCCGTCGCGGGTGTGGTGCTCGGCATGCTCGCGGGACTCGCCGTATCACTCCTGACCGCCTCGCTCACCGGCTCGACCGCCGTCCTCGTCGCGGTCGCCGCGCTGCTCGCCGCCGCCCAGAAGACGCTCTGCGACGCGACCAGGATCGGCCCGCCCGGCCATGTGATCTTCACGTTCGTCACCTCCGCCGCGCTGTTCGCCCCGCAGCACCTCGGGCAGATCCCCGGCCACCTCGCCCTGACGCTCGCCGCGGGGGCCGTGTCCTGGCTGGTCACCGTCGTCGGGCCCGCGCTGATCCGCCGGGAGGGCCCCGAGCGCCGGGCCACCGCCCGCGCGCTCGACGCCGCGGCCGCCTGCTCCGCCGACCCCGGGCCCCGTACCCGGCACGCCGCGGCCGCCGCCGTGCACACGGCCTGGCAGTGCCTGCTCGCCTCCGGCAGGCCGACCCCCGTACGCCGCGCCCTGGAACGTCTCGTGGTGCACGCCGAAGCCGCGCTCGCCGGATCCGCGCTCACCGGGCACACCGCGCCCGCCGGCCCCGCGCGGCTGCGTGCCTGGGCCGCCGCCACCCGTGCCCGGGGCCCCGTTCCCACCCCGCCGCCCGTCCCCGGCACCGCGGACGAGCTCTTCGGCGTCGACGCCGAACGCGCCGAGCGGCGCACCGCGGGCGGCCGGCGGGACGCCCCTCGCACGCTGCTGCGCGGCCTCGCCCCCGGCTCCCCGCTGCTGCCCGTCGCGGCCCGCACCCTCATCGGCTGCGCGCTCGCCGGATATCTCTGCGCCGCACTCGGCGTCGGCCGCCCCTACTGGGCGATCGTCACCGCCGCCTCCCTCTACCAGGCCAATGTCACCCTTTCCTGGAACCGGACCCTCCAGCGCACCCTGGGCAACCTGCTCGGCGTCCTCGTCTTCGCCGCCGTCCTGCCCCTCACCCGGACCGGCCCCCTCGCCCTCATCGCCTGCGTCCTGTTCTTCAGCTTCGCCGCCGAGGCCCTGATCACCCGCAACTACTGGCTGGGCTCCGTCGCCGTGACCCCGATGGCGCTGCTGGTCCTGGAGTTCGGCGGCGCCGTGCATCCGGCCGGGGAACTCATCGGCGACCGGGTCCTGGACACCCTCGTCGGCGCGTTCGTGGGATTCCTCGCCGCGGTGCTCGTCACCAACCGGCGGGCCGCCGGACGCGTCGAGAAGGCGCTGGCCGCCACGGGCAGCGCCCGCGCCCACGCCCTGCGGATGCTCGCCGACCCCGCTACGGCGCCCGCCTGCCTGGACCGCGCGCGCCGCCGGCTGACCGGTTCCCTCGTGGAACTCCGGGAGGCCGGCGACACCGCCGCCGGGGAATGGTGGCAGCGCGCCCTGCCCGAGCGGGAGCTCCTCGCGGCCGAGCAGGCCGGACACCGTACGCTCGCCGCGACAGCACAACGGCAGGGGCTGATCGCCCTCGCCCCGGAGAACGGAGCGGTGTGACCGACGACATCGTTGCCTCGGTGGTACGGCAGTGGCAGGCCGTCAACCCCGGGCTCGACACCGGACCGATGGAACTCATCGGCCGTATCAACCGCTGCGCGGCGCTCCTCCAGCAGGCGGAGGACGCCCCGTTGCGCACCGCCGGGCTGACGCGCGCCGAGTTCGACCTTCTCGGTGCCGTGCGCCGCACCGCCCGCGAACTGACCCCCGGGGAGCTGGCCCGCGAGACCTTCTCCTCCGGTGCCGCGGTCACCAAACGCCTCCGGGCCCTCCAGGAGCGCGGCCTGATCGACCGCCGCGGCGACGCACGCGACCGCAGGGTCGCCCATGTCCGGCTCACCGAGGAGGGTCTCGGCCTGGTGGACCGGCTGCTTCCCGAGCAGCTCGCGTACGAACGGGCGGTACTCTCCGGCCTCGACGACCGGGCACGCCAGCTGCTCAGCGCCCAGCTCAGCGCATTGCTGGTGCAGTTGGAGGGCCGCCTCGGCGGGGGCCGGCGCTGACGGGGCGCGCCCCGGCCGTCAGAGGACGCGAACGGACTTCAGCAGCGCGGCCGACTGCCGTAGCTGCCCGGCCCGTTCGGCCAGGTCGGCGTCCCGGGAGCGGCCGGCGGGAGCCGACGCGGTCAGGGCGAGGCGGTCGCGCCAGCCCGCCCCGGCGAGCGGCACCGCCACGGCGTTCAGTCCCGGGACCGACTCACCCAGGCTGAGCGCGTGCCCGGCCGCGCGGATCCGGTCCAACTCGGCCAGCAGCGCGGCGCGGGAGGTGATCGTGCATGTGGTGACCCGCTCCAGTTCCTCGTACGGATACAGCGCGCACACCTGGTCCGGACTCATCCGGGAGAGCAGCATCTTGCCCCCCGCGGTGGCGTGTGCCGGCCGGGTGCCCCCTTCCAGCATCACCCGTACGGGATGGGAGGACTCCCTGCCGTCGGTGACGACGATCCGGTCGCCGATCAGCGCGGTGCTCTGCACCGTCTCGCCGGTCCGCCGTGCCGCGTCCTCCAGCACGGCCCCGAGCCGCTCGCGGACGGCGGAGCCGAAGCCCGCCGGGCGGCCGAGCCGCACGAGTTCGGGGCCCGCCGAGTAGCCGCGGCCGGAGCTCTCCCGGATCACGAACCCCCGGCCCTCCAGGGTGCTCAGCACCCGGTGGGCGGTGGACCGGCCGATGCCGAGCAGTCCGGCGGCCTCGGTGACGGTGAGGGTGTCATGGGTCAGGAACAGCTGCATCAGCCGGAGGCCGGTGTCCAGTGATTCGATGGTGTAACCGCGGGCCGCTGTCATACCGCGCCCGTCCTGGCGGGGTGCCGCCGCGGTGAGCGGGCGGGTCCGGGGTTCCGCGCGGCGTACGTGCGTTCATGGCTCCGCGCGGCGTACCTGCGTTCATGGCTCCGCACGGCGTACGTCGGTTCGCGACTGCGCACGGTGTGCGCGAGCCCGCGGCTCCGTGCGCCGGTGCCCCCGGGCGGCGGCGGGTCCACCCGTGCGCCCGCACGTACGCCCGTAGGGCCCGTCATCGGGGTGATTTTGCCGTCCACTCTTCCGGCGGTCATGAATCTGCTCCTTTCGATCCGGTTCGAGCACCTGTGCCCCTGTCCCGTTCTGCGGTACGGGATGGGCCGCTTGAGCCGGTGTCATCACTACTGTGCCTCGGCCGTCCCGCTCTGCGGTACGCGAGGGCACGACGCCGGCCGCATTCCCCGCATCGTCACTCCCCGCGCACGCCCGGAGGCGCTGAGTGCAAAAACTGGTGAGTGTATTACTGCCGGGGTGCTCGCGCAGGGGGTTGGGTGAATATGCCGAAGCACTGTTCTGATCTGGCTAAGCTCACGCGCAGTGAAGTCGAGTTGATATGAATTCGAGCACTTGTTCATGAGTATCCGCACCCGTACGCATACATCCCGGAATCAACCGCCAGAGGGTTTAGATGGTCCGTGTTGAACCACCGCCGACCGAACGAGAAATTCCCGTTGTCCGCGTAGTCCTGCTGCCCGTGGTGCTGCTCGCCGGTGCCACCGCCGCCGGTTCGGCGCTGGTGACCGAGGTCGCTCGGATACCAGTCGCCGTGTGCGGCGCGATCACCACGCTCGTGGTCTGCGCGCTCGCCGTCGCGCTGAACCGTCGCCGGCGCGCGATGCGCGTCCAGCGCATCGAGTACGAACAGCGCATCGCCTTCCTGGAACACCGCATCCTCTCGCACGACGCCGAGACGGTACGGCTCACCAAGGAGGTCATGCCCGCCGCGATCCGACAGCTGCGCGTGGGCAATTCGCCCGAAGAGGTGATGCGCGACGTCTTCGACGCGGACCCCGCCAACCACCATCTGCCCAGGGCGCTGCGCGAGCAGGTCTTCCAGGTCCTCGACATCATCGACGCCGAAGAGGCGCGGCGTGACTCCGCGCAGCGCGCCTTCGTCGCCGTCGCCCGGCGCGTCCAGGCGATCGTGAACCGGCAGGCGAGCGAGCTGCGGGAGATGGAGGACCACTACGGGCGCAACCCCGAGGTCTTCGACGACCTGCTCCGCCTCGACCACGGCACCGCGCTGATCGGCCGTCTCGCCGACTCCATCTCGGTGCTCGGCGGGGCCCGGCCCAGCCGCCAGTGGCCCAAGCCCGTACCCCTGTTCAGCGTGCTGCGCGGCGCGATGTCCCGCATCCTGGAGTACCCGCGGATCGAGCTGCACTCGATCTCCAAGATCGCCATCGTCGGCACCGCCGTCGAGCCGCTCATCCACGCCTGTGCCGAGCTCCTCGACAACGCGACGCGCTACTCGCCGCCGCAGACCAAGGTGCACGTCACCGCGGTCGAGGTGCAGACCGGCATCGCCATCGAGATCGAGGACGGCGGCGTCAGCCTCAGCGAGGAGGCCCGCGCCAGGGCCGAGAACATGCTCGCCCAGGCCCAGGCCGGCATCAACATGAACGACCTCGGGGAGTCCCCGCGGCTCGGCATGGCGGTCGTCGGCCGGCTCTCCCGCATGTACCAACTCCAGGTATCACTACGCCAGTCGGCATACGGCGGGGTCCGGGCCGTGCTCATCGTGCCGCGCGAAATGATCACCACCGGGCCCGCGCCCGGAATCGCGCACGGCATCGGCGCCACCTCACGGCCCAACAGCTCGCTGGACATGTCGCAGCTCCAGCACGTCGTGCCGCCCCCCGGCAAGCGCAAGCCCAAGCCGGCGTCCACCGGCCTGCCGCCCTCCGTGGTGGCCGGCCTCCCCGAAGGAGCCTCCGCCGGACCCTCGCCGCACCCGGTCCTTCCGGCGTCAGCCATGGACGACGACGTTCCGATCGTGACCGAGTGGACCGAGGGCGGTCTTCCGCAGCGCCGCAGCCGGGGCCGTGCCCCCCTCGGTTCGCACAACCTCCCCCAGCAGCCCCAGCTGCCCGCCGTCGACTCCGCCAACGGGGCGCACGACGGCCGGCGGGGCAGGGCGGGCGGTGAGGAGGGCGGACCCGCCAAGGGCGAGGAGAAGCCCCCCGGCCTCTGGCTGGAGGCCTTCACCAAGGCGGTCAACGGCGTGCCGCAGGAACCGAAGAACGGCGAGGACTCTGACGATGCGTGGGACAAGGGAGACCTGAAGTGATCCAGCAGCGCGGGCACATGGACTGGATGCTCAAGGAACTGGCCGACGATGTACCCAGCATCCATCAGATCGTGGTGCTGTCATCGGACGGGCTGCGCATCGCGATGCACGGCGGCGACCCCGATGTCGCCGACCGGCTCGCGGCGGCCTGCGCCGGACTGCAGAGCCTGGCCGCCGCCGTCGCCACCGAGATTCCCTACAGCGACGGTCTGATGAAGCTGGTCGTCATCGAAGTCACCGGCGGCTTCTTCTACTTGATGGCGGCCGGAACCGGTGCCTACCTCGCGGTGCTGGCGGGCGAGACCATCGACGCCGGGATGGTCGGCGCCCGCATGCGTGACCTGGTCGTCCGGATCGGTGCCCATCTGACCAGTCCGCCGCGCCACGACAGGCAGTCCGGATGAGTGCTCCCCGACGAGAACGCCGCAAGGCCGACCCGGCGCTCAGCGATCCGGAACGGCTCTATGTCATCACCGGCGAACTCGACGGCGGCGGGCGGGCTGCGCTCGACCTGGTCACCATGGTCGTCGCGCAGGCCGAGCCCACGCCGACGTGCCAGCCCGAGCAGGCCGCGATCCTGCGGCTCTGCCAGGCACCCCTGTCCGTCGCCGAGATCTCGGCCTACCTCGGCCTGCCGTTCAGCGTGGTCACGTCGCTCCTGACGGATCTGCTCGCGACCGAACTCATCGAATCGCGCGCACCCATCGTCCGCGCGACCCTCCCCGACAGGTCCCTTCTCGAAGCGGTGATGCATGGACTTCAGAAACTCTGACACGATCTCCGGGCCCCGCAGCGAGGACGTCCTGCCCACCACGGCCAACGCCGCGGTGAAGGTCGTGATCGTCGGCGGGTTCGGCGTCGGCAAGACGACCATGGTCGGCGCGGTGAGCGAGATCCGGCCGCTGACGACCGAAGAGACCATGACCGAGGCCGGCGTCGGTGTGGACAACAACACCGGTGTGGAGAGCAAGACCGCCACCACGGTCGCCATGGACTTCGGCCGGATCAGCCTCAGCGAGGAACTGATCCTCTATCTGTTCGGCACCCCCGGCCAGGAGCGCTTCTGGTTCCTGTGGAACGGACTCTTCGAAGGGGCCCTCGGCGCCGTCGTCCTCATCGACACCAGGCGGCTCCAGGTCAGTTTCGACGTGATCGGCCGGCTGGAGGAGCGGGGCGTCCCCTTCGTCGTCGCCGTGAACACCTTCCCCGACGCGCCGTACCACCCGGTCGAGGACCTGCGCAGAGCCCTCGACCTGCCGGACGAGATCCCGATGATCGACTGCGACGCCCGCACGCGGGTATCCAGCCGCGATGTGCTGATGACCCTGATGCGCTATCTGCACAGCCTGTCCCTCCCCGTGGCCTGAGGACAGAGCCGGAGGGCCATCTCCCCCTGGCACCGGCGCGCGTACGTCCCCTGCGCGCGCCCCTGTCCGTACGGCACCACCTGGCGCGCCCCCCTCGGGCAGGTGCGTCACCGTTTCCGCGCGCCCTCGCCCGAGCCCTGGAATCCCGAGCCCTGGAGCAACTGTGACAACCCCCTTCCACCAAGAGCCCGGAGCTCCCTCCGGGCCGGTCCCGCCTCCCGAGTGCCCCGCTCGTGGGCTCGGGATCGGTCCCGGCGGGCTGCGCCGGCTCTACGGGCCCGAGGCGGAGAAGGACCCCGCGGGTCTGTACGACAGACTGCGTGCCGAGCACGGCGCGGTCGCTCCGGTCCTGCTGCACGGAGACGTACCCGCCTGGCTCGTCCTCGGGCACAGCGAGAACCTGCACATGACCCGGACGCCCTCCCAGTTCTCCCGGGACTCCCGGCGCTGGCGGGCCCTGCAGGACGGCAGCGTAGCCGCGGACCACCCGCTGGCCCCGATCTTCACCTGGCAGCCGGTGTGTGTGTTCGCCGACGGCGCCACCCATGAGCGTCAGCGCGGCGCGGTCACCGACAGCATGGAGCGCATCGACGCCCGCGGTGTGCGCCGCCATATCAACCGCTTCAGCAACCGCCTCGTCAACGACTTCTGCGAGAAGGGCTCCGCGGACCTGGTCGGCCAGTTCGCCGAGCACCTGCCGATGATGGTGGTGTGCGCGATCTTCGGCATGCCCGAGGAGTACGACGACGCCCTGGTACAGGCTGCCCGGGACATGATCCGTGGCACCGAGACCGCCGTCGCGAGCAACGCCCATGTCGTGGCGGTGCTGACCCGGCTCGTCGAACAGCGCCGTGCGGAACCCGGACCCGACCTGGCCAGCTGGCTCCTCGAACACCCGGCCTCGCTGACGGACATCGAGGTCATCGAGCATCTGCGGCTGATCCTCATCGCCGCCTACGAGTCCACCGCCAACCTGATGGCCAATGTGCTGCGCATGGTCCTCACCGATCCCCGTTTCCGCGCCCGGCTCAGCGGCGGTCACATGACGGTGCCGGAGGCCGTGGAACAGACCCTGTGGGACGAGCCGCCCTTCACCGCGGTCTTCGGCCGCTGGGCGGTCGGCGACACCGAACTGGGCGGTCAGCAGATCAAGGCGGGCGACGGGCTGCTCGTCGGTATCGCCGCGGCCAACACCGACCCGAAGGTACGCCCGGACCTCGCCGCCGGCATGGAGGGCAACCGCGCGCACCTCGCGTTCAGCGGCGGACCCCACGAGTGCCCCGGCCAGGACATCGGCCGCGCCATCGCCGATGTCGGGGTGGACGCCCTGCTGATGCGCCTGCCGGACCTGGAGCTCGGGGTCGACGAGAGCGAGCTGAGCTGGGTGGGCAACTTCATGTCACGGCACCTGGTGGAGCTCCCCGCGACCTTCGCACCCAGCCCCCGGCAGGCGATCGACTCCGATCCGCTGTCGATGATGGCCCGGTCCAGGCCGGCCGTCGACTGGGAGGTCTCCTCCCCGTCCCGGCCCGTCCCCCTGCCCACGTCCACCGAGGTGGGGACCCAGCCCGCCCACGCGCCGGGCACGGTCCCGCACCAGGAACTGCCTGAGGCGCTGCCGGAAGAACTGCCGGAGGTGCTGCCTGTGGAGCCGGCCGCGGTACCGGAAGCCGGTCCGCCGGCCGGCCCGCCGCCGGCCGTTCCTCAGTCGGCCGTTCCCCAGCCTGCCGCTCCGGCCGAGGAGCCCGCCGTCGCCCCGGTCATTCCGCAGCAGCGCGGGCCGGCGGCCCCCACCCGGCTGTGGCGGGCGGTGTCGCGCTGGTGGAACGGCGGCTGACCCGCCGTTGACGAACGCCGCCGGCCGGCCCCGGACTCCGTGCGGTCCGGTGC from Streptomyces sp. NBC_00654 includes the following:
- a CDS encoding aryl-sulfate sulfotransferase produces the protein MPLVDQNQRRRRGTGLIALDEEASAGGYTLFAPLTGSGEVYLIDLHGEVVHQWNLPYRPGRHARILPNGNLAYSGVLPDEPALFPMWHKYRGGIMQEITPDGTVVREHRDRYQHHDAYHYGDGRLLYSALEPLTGEAAAAVRGGVTGSEPDGTVWADTIVEVDAEGSTVWEWKVSEHLDREAFPLHPDYSREHYPLINSVLPTSDGNILASFRSVSAVVVISRETGEIIWRSEPGTVSQQHCPTELENGNFLVFDNGVFRPRWDVPFSRVIEIERAGGTIVWEYHDPARESFFAPFMGSAQRLPNGNTLVTDSPAGRLFEVTRDGYLCWEYIVPFFGGYQEEEVRKLFPSEPNAVFRSYRYSAQELPWLDVPKG
- a CDS encoding helix-turn-helix domain-containing protein, whose amino-acid sequence is MSEAETPQVGPGIRRRRRALELTLAEVARRAGLSVPFLSQIENGRSRPSMGSLQRIADALDTTAVQLLSTAEAPRPVDVVRGASASVREAGAEGEAEGRMRPLVRGHQRLHALEFTGAHDWGREFRHRNDEILYVADGSAEVEADGSFYRLERGDTLYCAGGLVHRWRPIAPGTRVLVVGIADHVQATDEHGG
- a CDS encoding FUSC family protein, with product MSDTTTRTRQPFVRGLPLAGALRLARPSDTWFKPALSVVVASAVPNLLLFAVGRLDLVMYTMAGSLCALYGHSLPYARRARAVAGVVLGMLAGLAVSLLTASLTGSTAVLVAVAALLAAAQKTLCDATRIGPPGHVIFTFVTSAALFAPQHLGQIPGHLALTLAAGAVSWLVTVVGPALIRREGPERRATARALDAAAACSADPGPRTRHAAAAAVHTAWQCLLASGRPTPVRRALERLVVHAEAALAGSALTGHTAPAGPARLRAWAAATRARGPVPTPPPVPGTADELFGVDAERAERRTAGGRRDAPRTLLRGLAPGSPLLPVAARTLIGCALAGYLCAALGVGRPYWAIVTAASLYQANVTLSWNRTLQRTLGNLLGVLVFAAVLPLTRTGPLALIACVLFFSFAAEALITRNYWLGSVAVTPMALLVLEFGGAVHPAGELIGDRVLDTLVGAFVGFLAAVLVTNRRAAGRVEKALAATGSARAHALRMLADPATAPACLDRARRRLTGSLVELREAGDTAAGEWWQRALPERELLAAEQAGHRTLAATAQRQGLIALAPENGAV
- a CDS encoding MarR family winged helix-turn-helix transcriptional regulator; the encoded protein is MTDDIVASVVRQWQAVNPGLDTGPMELIGRINRCAALLQQAEDAPLRTAGLTRAEFDLLGAVRRTARELTPGELARETFSSGAAVTKRLRALQERGLIDRRGDARDRRVAHVRLTEEGLGLVDRLLPEQLAYERAVLSGLDDRARQLLSAQLSALLVQLEGRLGGGRR
- a CDS encoding IclR family transcriptional regulator, encoding MTAARGYTIESLDTGLRLMQLFLTHDTLTVTEAAGLLGIGRSTAHRVLSTLEGRGFVIRESSGRGYSAGPELVRLGRPAGFGSAVRERLGAVLEDAARRTGETVQSTALIGDRIVVTDGRESSHPVRVMLEGGTRPAHATAGGKMLLSRMSPDQVCALYPYEELERVTTCTITSRAALLAELDRIRAAGHALSLGESVPGLNAVAVPLAGAGWRDRLALTASAPAGRSRDADLAERAGQLRQSAALLKSVRVL
- a CDS encoding sensor histidine kinase KdpD, with the protein product MVRVEPPPTEREIPVVRVVLLPVVLLAGATAAGSALVTEVARIPVAVCGAITTLVVCALAVALNRRRRAMRVQRIEYEQRIAFLEHRILSHDAETVRLTKEVMPAAIRQLRVGNSPEEVMRDVFDADPANHHLPRALREQVFQVLDIIDAEEARRDSAQRAFVAVARRVQAIVNRQASELREMEDHYGRNPEVFDDLLRLDHGTALIGRLADSISVLGGARPSRQWPKPVPLFSVLRGAMSRILEYPRIELHSISKIAIVGTAVEPLIHACAELLDNATRYSPPQTKVHVTAVEVQTGIAIEIEDGGVSLSEEARARAENMLAQAQAGINMNDLGESPRLGMAVVGRLSRMYQLQVSLRQSAYGGVRAVLIVPREMITTGPAPGIAHGIGATSRPNSSLDMSQLQHVVPPPGKRKPKPASTGLPPSVVAGLPEGASAGPSPHPVLPASAMDDDVPIVTEWTEGGLPQRRSRGRAPLGSHNLPQQPQLPAVDSANGAHDGRRGRAGGEEGGPAKGEEKPPGLWLEAFTKAVNGVPQEPKNGEDSDDAWDKGDLK
- a CDS encoding roadblock/LC7 domain-containing protein encodes the protein MIQQRGHMDWMLKELADDVPSIHQIVVLSSDGLRIAMHGGDPDVADRLAAACAGLQSLAAAVATEIPYSDGLMKLVVIEVTGGFFYLMAAGTGAYLAVLAGETIDAGMVGARMRDLVVRIGAHLTSPPRHDRQSG
- a CDS encoding DUF742 domain-containing protein, translated to MSAPRRERRKADPALSDPERLYVITGELDGGGRAALDLVTMVVAQAEPTPTCQPEQAAILRLCQAPLSVAEISAYLGLPFSVVTSLLTDLLATELIESRAPIVRATLPDRSLLEAVMHGLQKL
- a CDS encoding ATP/GTP-binding protein, translated to MDFRNSDTISGPRSEDVLPTTANAAVKVVIVGGFGVGKTTMVGAVSEIRPLTTEETMTEAGVGVDNNTGVESKTATTVAMDFGRISLSEELILYLFGTPGQERFWFLWNGLFEGALGAVVLIDTRRLQVSFDVIGRLEERGVPFVVAVNTFPDAPYHPVEDLRRALDLPDEIPMIDCDARTRVSSRDVLMTLMRYLHSLSLPVA
- a CDS encoding cytochrome P450, with protein sequence MTTPFHQEPGAPSGPVPPPECPARGLGIGPGGLRRLYGPEAEKDPAGLYDRLRAEHGAVAPVLLHGDVPAWLVLGHSENLHMTRTPSQFSRDSRRWRALQDGSVAADHPLAPIFTWQPVCVFADGATHERQRGAVTDSMERIDARGVRRHINRFSNRLVNDFCEKGSADLVGQFAEHLPMMVVCAIFGMPEEYDDALVQAARDMIRGTETAVASNAHVVAVLTRLVEQRRAEPGPDLASWLLEHPASLTDIEVIEHLRLILIAAYESTANLMANVLRMVLTDPRFRARLSGGHMTVPEAVEQTLWDEPPFTAVFGRWAVGDTELGGQQIKAGDGLLVGIAAANTDPKVRPDLAAGMEGNRAHLAFSGGPHECPGQDIGRAIADVGVDALLMRLPDLELGVDESELSWVGNFMSRHLVELPATFAPSPRQAIDSDPLSMMARSRPAVDWEVSSPSRPVPLPTSTEVGTQPAHAPGTVPHQELPEALPEELPEVLPVEPAAVPEAGPPAGPPPAVPQSAVPQPAAPAEEPAVAPVIPQQRGPAAPTRLWRAVSRWWNGG